The sequence GATCATCATCGTGCCGCCGACGCGCATCACCCACACATAGTGGCGCTTGACCCAGCCGAAGGCACCGAGGGCCTTGCGGAAGGCGACCGCGGTGAGGACGAAGGGGACGCCGAGGCCGAGGCAGTAGACGACCGTCAGCAGGGCGCCGCGCCCGGCGCTCGACTCGTTCCAGGACAGGATGTTCACCGACGACAGGGTCGGACCGAGGCAGGGTGTCCAGCCGATGCCGAAGAGGGCACCTATGACCGGCGCGCCCACGAGGCCCGTGGCCGGCCGCTTGTGGAAGCGGAACTCGCGCTGGGTGAACCAGGGCATCAGCCCCATGAAGAACGCGCCCATGAGGATCATGAGCACGCCGAGGACCTTGCTCAGCGGGTCCTTGTAGTCCTGCAGGGTCGAGCCGAAGTAGCCGAACAGTGCCCCGCCGGAGACGAACACGGCGCTGAAGCCGAGCACGAACAGGGAGGCGCCGGCGACCATCCGCCCGCGCCGGGCCTCGGCGAGGTCGGTGCCCGCCACCCCGGTGACGTAGGAGAGGTAGCCGGGGACCAGCGGCAGTACGCACGGCGAGAAGAAGGAGATGAGGCCGCCGAGCAGAGCCACCGGCGCGGCGACGAGCAGCGCGCCGTGCAGCACGGTCTGGTTCTGGCCCGTCGCGGCCAGCGTCACGAGGGCACTCACGTCACTTCTCCGCGAGGACCGGCTTGAGCATCTTCAGCAGCGCCGTGTCGTCCAGCGCCTCCAGGGCCCGCGCGGCGACCTTCCCGTGCCTGTCGATGACGAGCGTCGAGGGGATCAGCTGCGGGTTGAGGGTGCCCTTCTTGAAGCGGAGCATCAGCTTGCCCGTCGGGTCGTACAGGCTCGGGTAGTCGATCCCGTGTTCCTTCTCGAAGTTCACCGCGGGCGTGGTGCTGGTGTCGCGGGTGTTGATCCCGACGAACTGCACGCCCTTGCCCTCGTAACTCTTCGAGACCTTGGCGAAGTACTGCGCCTCTTCCCGGCACGGGCTGCACCACGAACCCCAGACGTTGACGACGACGACCTGGCCCTTGAAGGAGGCGACGTCGAGGGTCTTGCCGTCGATGGTCTGGCCGGACAGGTCCGGGGCCGCCTCACGCCTGCCCGCGGCCGCGGTGTCGATGCCGTTGTGGCCGGTGACGAAGTTGGTGTTGCCACCGCCGCCGGAGGTGCCGCCCTTGCCGCACGCGGACAGGGTCAGGGCCGCGGCTGCGGCCACTGCGCCGAGGAGGGCGGCGCGGCTACGGGTACTCATGTGAAAAGTTTCGCATGCCAGTTCCGGGGATCTCGCGCACCCCCCTGCCGGGCGGAAAACCGCATTTCAGGGCGTATTTACACGGGACATTTCCGGCAGGGGGCACACGCGGCGGACTCAGGC comes from Streptomyces sp. FXJ1.172 and encodes:
- a CDS encoding cytochrome c biogenesis CcdA family protein yields the protein MSALVTLAATGQNQTVLHGALLVAAPVALLGGLISFFSPCVLPLVPGYLSYVTGVAGTDLAEARRGRMVAGASLFVLGFSAVFVSGGALFGYFGSTLQDYKDPLSKVLGVLMILMGAFFMGLMPWFTQREFRFHKRPATGLVGAPVIGALFGIGWTPCLGPTLSSVNILSWNESSAGRGALLTVVYCLGLGVPFVLTAVAFRKALGAFGWVKRHYVWVMRVGGTMMIVTGVLLLTGAWDSLVQQMQTWSNGFTVGI
- a CDS encoding TlpA family protein disulfide reductase translates to MSTRSRAALLGAVAAAAALTLSACGKGGTSGGGGNTNFVTGHNGIDTAAAGRREAAPDLSGQTIDGKTLDVASFKGQVVVVNVWGSWCSPCREEAQYFAKVSKSYEGKGVQFVGINTRDTSTTPAVNFEKEHGIDYPSLYDPTGKLMLRFKKGTLNPQLIPSTLVIDRHGKVAARALEALDDTALLKMLKPVLAEK